One Portunus trituberculatus isolate SZX2019 chromosome 42, ASM1759143v1, whole genome shotgun sequence DNA window includes the following coding sequences:
- the LOC123517617 gene encoding uncharacterized protein LOC123517617 translates to MWRVIHSVGRGIRSVRPSQCCPQDCSEEGPSRYHSHHYHCNEVSKAKAATLRNYSSFSCGISLTLKKYDNCLGVVEGLHTRSCDNRSPDTKSRGRAYFHPKCPPWQWKILQENNKLEEYSSGKEENKEKENRREWEKTCHFEEWKEILQSSPTLHALGWGSAVALTWSLYHDWNEHHPYPYQKKNEQQQVSLHGSGKRNSIPKDIKNEDQKNEETQNYHKPFKDIFAFESKMRVPSEFNAEDYCKDYSKESYKVPNLKYNFNDKNTDKLNMVPHECSAQKTVIPIYSLQQNFLDMARKVFKIPENNFIKEKHKLEDIYTNEEFPDIMKSSFSLEDRWFNAPDKTDLRCISDLDQSLQSQSCNGKPEILQNHNSHKEESNINKVESDIYPERLPTEASETELSAEEKDGSEYCQSTSHNEPINNLDSDEIKMLQEKLLEIVKAHHKEHLSEILKKGNTSLDSKPEEMIVYFQAGVLVGDSTSAFNLALCYHMGHGTTQDLEKARKLYEVASAAGHGWATYNLAVMLNHGLGGPFLPQKAYSLLLQAATMGVKEAKEALSGLEEEEDPQQTFSQEGHEPSLRQCYSEPCLHSLLNKEWPLSYSTGDLHSLLDEDDWTAGDTSTVANVSQIT, encoded by the exons ATGTGGCGTGTGATTCACTCCGTTGGTAGAG GCATACGGAGTGTTCGTCCCAGTCAGTGCTGCCCCCAAGACTGCTCTGAGGAAGGACCCAGCAGATACCAtagccaccactaccattgcaATGAAGTGTCTAAAGCAAAGGCAGCAACACTCAGgaactattcttctttttcatgcGGAATTTccttaacattaaaaaaatatgacaactGTCTGGGTGTTGTTGAGGGGCTCCACACAAGATCATGTGACAACAGGAGTCCAGATACTAAAAGCAGAGGCAGGGCATACTTTCACCCAAAATGCCCTCCATGGCAATGGAAAATTcttcaagaaaataacaaacttGAGGAATATTcctcaggaaaagaagaaaataaagaaaaagaaaacagaagagaatgggaaaagaCATGTCACTttgaagaatggaaagaaatctTGCAGTCATCTCCCACCCTTCATGCATTAGGATGG GGTTCAGCTGTAGCCCTCACTTGGTCTTTGTATCATGACTGGAATGAGCATCATCCTTATCCATAccaaaaaaagaatgaacaacAGCAAGTATCTCTTCATGGCAGTGGAAAGCGTAATTCAATTCCCAAGGATATTAAAAATGAAGatcagaaaaatgaagagaccCAGAATTACCATAAACCTTTCAAAGATATTTTTGCTTTTGAAAGTAAAATGAGAGTTCCTTCAGAATTTAATGCTGAAGATTATTGCAAAGACTATTCAAAAGAGAGTTATAAAGTTCCAAATTTGAAATATAattttaatgataaaaatactgACAAACTGAATATGGTGCCACATGAATGCTCAGCTCAGAAAACAGTTATACCCATCTATTCTTTACAACAAAATTTTCTTGATATGGCTAGGAAAGTTTTCAAGATTCCAGAAAATaatttcataaaagaaaaacacaagctGGAAGACATCTATACAAATGAAGAATTTCCTGACATAATGAAATCATCATTCTCCCTTGAAGACAGATGGTTTAATGCACCAGATAAGACAGATTTGAGATGCATATCTGATTTAGATCAAAGCTTACAGTCACAAAGTTGTAACGGAAAGCCAGAAATCCTTCAGAATCATAACAGTCATAAGGAGGAAAGTAATATTAATAAGGTAGAGTCAGATATTTACCCAGAAAGACTTCCAACAGAAGCTTCTGAGACTGAACTGTCAGctgaagagaaggatgggagtGAATATTGTCAGTCAACATCACATAATGAACCTATTAATAATTTAGAcagtgatgaaataaaaatgctTCAAGAGAAACTGCTTGAG ATTGTGAAAGCACACCATAAAGAACATCTGTCAGAAAtactgaagaaaggaaataccTCACTTGACAGCAAGCCTGAGGAGATGATTGTCTATTTCCAAGCTGGGGTGTTAGTGGGTGACTCTACATCAGCCTTCAACTTGGCCCTCTGTTATCACATGGGGCATGGCACAACACAGGATTTGGAAAAG GCACGCAAATTATATGAAGTAGCTTCAGCAGCAGGACATGGCTGGGCCACCTACAATCTAGCAGTAATGCTGAATCATGGTCTTGGAGGTCCTTTTCTACCTCAAAAAGCCTACAGTCTCCTCCTTCAAGCTGCAACAATGGGTGTCAAAGAGGCTAAGGAAGCTCTTTCAGgactggaagaagaggaagaccctCAGCAGACATTTTCTCAAGAAG GACATGAGCCCAGTCTCCGGCAGTGTTACTCGGAGCCTTGCCTGCATTCACTTCTTAATAAGGAGTGGCCTCTTTCATACTCGACAGGTGACCTACACTCTCTACTGGATGAAGATGACTGGACTGCTGGTGATACTTCTACTGTTGCAAATGTTTCTCAGATAACCTAA